One stretch of Candidatus Baltobacteraceae bacterium DNA includes these proteins:
- a CDS encoding threo-3-hydroxy-L-aspartate ammonia-lyase, translating to MSDPATLSTVTFDDIAAAAARIEGVAHRTPVITSRTLDKWTGATVFVKAENFQRMGAFKFRGAYNRISQLTPSERERGVVAFSSGNHAQGVALAAQILNTPATIVMPYNAPKAKVAATRGYGAEIVQYDRFREDRTAIARKLAEERGATLVPPYDDPHIIAGQGTAALELFATSGPLDMLLVPTGGGGLLSGSTLAAIENSPSVEVFGVEPETGNDWQQSLQRGQRVTIDVPKTIADGIQTTAPGVLPFAIFQRYGKGIVTVSDDELRTAMRFAFERLKIVIEPSGAAGLAALMHAKVQARGKRVGIIISGGNVDPATFADAIASVASS from the coding sequence ATGAGCGATCCGGCAACGCTTTCGACCGTGACCTTCGATGACATCGCGGCAGCTGCCGCGCGTATCGAAGGCGTGGCGCATCGCACGCCCGTCATCACCTCACGCACGCTCGACAAGTGGACGGGCGCGACGGTCTTCGTCAAGGCCGAAAATTTCCAACGCATGGGCGCTTTCAAATTTCGCGGTGCCTATAACCGGATCTCGCAGCTTACACCGAGCGAGCGCGAAAGAGGCGTCGTCGCATTTTCGAGCGGCAATCACGCGCAAGGCGTGGCGCTCGCCGCGCAGATCCTGAATACTCCGGCGACGATCGTGATGCCGTACAATGCGCCCAAAGCAAAGGTCGCCGCAACGCGTGGCTACGGCGCTGAGATCGTCCAATACGATCGCTTTCGTGAAGATCGTACCGCGATTGCGCGCAAGCTCGCCGAAGAGCGCGGCGCGACGCTCGTCCCGCCGTACGACGACCCGCATATCATTGCGGGACAAGGAACGGCCGCGCTCGAGCTGTTCGCGACATCGGGACCGCTCGACATGTTGCTGGTGCCCACCGGTGGCGGCGGATTGCTGTCCGGTTCGACATTGGCGGCGATCGAAAATTCACCGTCGGTTGAGGTCTTCGGCGTTGAGCCCGAAACCGGCAACGATTGGCAGCAGTCGCTCCAGCGTGGCCAACGCGTGACGATCGACGTTCCGAAGACGATTGCGGACGGCATTCAAACGACAGCGCCCGGCGTGCTGCCGTTTGCGATCTTTCAGCGTTACGGCAAGGGCATCGTTACGGTGAGCGACGACGAACTGCGCACCGCGATGCGTTTCGCCTTCGAGCGTTTGAAGATCGTGATCGAGCCGAGCGGGGCCGCGGGATTGGCAGCGCTGATGCATGCCAAGGTTCAGGCGCGAGGGAAGCGTGTCGGGATCATCATCAGTGGCGGCAACGTGGATCCAGCCACTTTCGCCGACGCCATCGCTTCAGTCGCGTCGAGCTAA
- a CDS encoding YkgJ family cysteine cluster protein → METIDLITLRARRELSTFTRETKQPTKIELLDLEGLRQFSSIDIDEEHVTITFNEKTVRKYNANEITHKEWVYKYNDDPEFVAAIGRLVELAREHLRDLPDNVSCPPGCAECCKSYEPFVSKADVERIAKHLGLSYKMTMKRYVNARPAPDDHAVGWLKKVDPSDSGSACVFLMGPKSGQYYCGIYPARPHDCADFSPIGCDDVDRDLRHDREFKIGAPFKPRPNGRG, encoded by the coding sequence ATGGAGACAATCGATCTCATCACCCTACGTGCACGTCGCGAGCTTTCGACGTTCACGCGCGAGACAAAGCAGCCTACCAAAATCGAGCTCTTGGATCTCGAGGGGTTACGTCAATTCAGTTCGATCGACATCGATGAAGAACACGTCACGATCACGTTCAACGAAAAGACCGTTCGCAAATACAACGCGAATGAAATTACGCACAAGGAGTGGGTGTACAAATACAACGACGATCCGGAATTCGTCGCAGCGATCGGACGTCTCGTCGAGCTTGCGCGCGAACATCTGCGTGATCTGCCCGATAACGTTTCGTGTCCACCCGGATGCGCTGAGTGTTGTAAGTCGTACGAACCATTCGTCAGCAAAGCTGACGTCGAACGGATTGCAAAGCATCTGGGACTGTCGTACAAGATGACGATGAAGCGCTATGTGAACGCGCGACCGGCGCCTGACGATCACGCAGTCGGCTGGCTCAAGAAAGTCGACCCCAGCGACAGCGGCAGCGCGTGCGTATTCCTGATGGGCCCCAAATCCGGCCAGTACTATTGCGGCATCTATCCGGCTCGGCCGCACGACTGCGCGGATTTCTCCCCGATTGGCTGCGATGACGTCGATCGAGACCTACGGCACGACCGCGAGTTCAAGATCGGCGCCCCGTTCAAACCGCGCCCCAATGGCCGAGGCTGA
- a CDS encoding universal stress protein, translating to MQPSSAGPDSHPVVLKAMFGNILVAIDESSQAAAALDTAIDLAKALKSAVTLVHALDPTTIATSADDAGATSVIEIELDELQAAAKELVEATSARVRSAGLAVEAIVRDGPPARVILDTAVRSNCDLIVMGTHGRHGVARFFVGSCAEAVLRESPIPVLVKRS from the coding sequence ATGCAGCCGTCTTCGGCGGGACCGGATTCGCATCCCGTAGTACTGAAGGCCATGTTCGGTAACATTCTCGTCGCGATCGACGAGTCGTCGCAGGCCGCGGCCGCGCTTGACACGGCGATCGATCTCGCGAAAGCATTGAAATCCGCGGTCACCCTAGTGCACGCACTAGATCCGACCACGATTGCGACCAGCGCCGATGACGCCGGCGCGACCAGCGTGATCGAGATCGAGCTCGACGAGCTCCAGGCAGCTGCGAAGGAGCTCGTCGAGGCGACGAGCGCTCGCGTCCGCTCGGCCGGCCTCGCGGTCGAGGCCATCGTTCGCGACGGCCCGCCCGCTCGCGTCATTCTCGATACCGCAGTGCGCAGCAACTGCGACCTGATCGTCATGGGCACACACGGCCGTCACGGCGTCGCGCGCTTCTTCGTCGGCAGCTGTGCGGAGGCGGTGCTGCGTGAATCGCCAATTCCGGTGCTCGTGAAACGGAGTTGA
- a CDS encoding peroxidase-related enzyme (This protein belongs to a clade of uncharacterized proteins related to peroxidases such as the alkylhydroperoxidase AhpD.), with amino-acid sequence MITEKRFSRFGEMPENELPDDIRAIYDQNSGKIGFVPNVFRAYSRRPEHFRAFMHYHDVLMRGEGGLSRAEREAIVVAVSGENRCQYCMTAHGAALRVIGKNPILAEQIANNWKTADLEPRLRAILTFASRVNEPSFAATDEEIDALRTLGFSDDDIWDIAAIAAFFGFSNRMAGLMDMRPNAEFYSMGR; translated from the coding sequence ATGATTACAGAAAAGCGTTTCTCACGATTCGGCGAGATGCCGGAGAACGAGCTCCCGGATGACATTCGCGCGATCTACGATCAGAATTCCGGCAAAATCGGATTCGTTCCGAATGTCTTTCGCGCGTACTCGCGCCGTCCCGAACACTTTCGTGCATTCATGCACTACCACGACGTGTTGATGCGCGGCGAGGGCGGACTATCGCGCGCCGAACGCGAGGCGATCGTCGTCGCGGTCTCGGGCGAGAACCGCTGTCAGTATTGCATGACTGCGCATGGCGCGGCTTTGCGCGTGATCGGGAAGAATCCGATTCTGGCCGAGCAGATCGCGAACAATTGGAAGACTGCCGATCTCGAGCCGCGTTTGCGCGCGATCTTGACGTTTGCCTCACGCGTGAACGAGCCGTCGTTCGCGGCGACCGACGAGGAGATTGACGCGCTGCGGACTCTCGGCTTTTCAGACGACGACATTTGGGATATCGCCGCAATCGCCGCGTTTTTCGGCTTCTCGAATCGGATGGCCGGACTGATGGACATGCGCCCCAACGCCGAATTTTACTCAATGGGCCGCTAG
- a CDS encoding heme o synthase, translating into MNTLSRVDGSAVAAKQYAAGWRGVLLDYYELGKPRIVYLLLVTTAAAMLMAAHGMPSPELLFWTLMGGALSAASAGAFNCVIDRDIDRVMRRTMLRPVVTGRISVRNALVAATLAGITGIGILFVFAGWLAAALSLAGNLYYVLVYTVWLKRRTPQNIVIGGAAGAVPPLVGWAAVTHQIGLPALGLFAIIFLWTPPHFWALSLITNADYDRAGVPMFANVYGVTRTKREIMLYTLVLVAVSLTLVDLHVMGAIYGICATILGAIFVYDAIKLTQDETRRWARSLFKFSLLYLALICAAMVIDRILA; encoded by the coding sequence ATGAACACGCTCTCTCGCGTCGACGGCAGCGCGGTCGCAGCAAAACAATACGCCGCCGGTTGGCGCGGCGTGCTTCTCGATTACTACGAGCTCGGCAAGCCGCGTATCGTCTATCTGCTGTTGGTCACGACGGCCGCGGCCATGCTGATGGCGGCGCATGGCATGCCGTCGCCGGAATTACTGTTCTGGACGCTGATGGGCGGCGCGCTTTCGGCAGCCTCGGCCGGCGCTTTCAACTGCGTCATCGATCGCGACATCGATCGCGTCATGCGGCGAACGATGTTGCGGCCGGTCGTAACCGGCCGCATCTCGGTGCGCAATGCGCTCGTTGCTGCGACGCTCGCGGGAATCACCGGGATTGGAATTCTCTTCGTATTCGCCGGTTGGCTCGCCGCCGCGCTCTCGCTCGCCGGTAATCTCTATTACGTTCTGGTTTACACCGTGTGGCTCAAGCGCCGTACGCCGCAGAACATCGTGATCGGCGGCGCTGCCGGCGCCGTTCCGCCGCTCGTCGGCTGGGCTGCGGTAACGCATCAAATCGGACTCCCGGCGCTGGGTTTGTTCGCGATCATCTTCTTGTGGACGCCGCCGCATTTTTGGGCGCTTTCGTTGATTACGAACGCCGACTACGATCGCGCGGGCGTACCGATGTTCGCAAACGTTTACGGCGTCACGCGAACGAAGCGCGAGATCATGCTCTATACGCTCGTCCTGGTCGCGGTGTCACTCACGCTCGTCGATCTGCACGTAATGGGCGCGATCTACGGCATTTGCGCGACGATCCTGGGTGCCATCTTCGTGTACGATGCGATCAAGCTCACGCAGGACGAAACTCGACGGTGGGCACGTAGTCTGTTCAAATTCTCGTTGCTTTACTTGGCGCTGATCTGCGCAGCCATGGTGATCGATCGAATCCTCGCATAG
- a CDS encoding alanine racemase produces the protein MRPRIELDDDVIRRNARRWREHAGAPVWAVVKANGYGWGAGRLMRVLENEVAGFFLADADEARKVRGITRLPVALLAEAPLDQTAGLLEDGVIPNVASLESLAAVAGWASGRGRRARIRVGIVPAAGWSGLLADAIEPFARAAAALPVDIELWTHLTVPELWPSQMERFNAARERFASAGVTIAGIDVSGSLAAAARPHCAESLVRIGIGLFGAFGEGLECAVRIDSPVTGIFRSDSVPSAGYRLPERVSKPWLAIVRSGYSDGLSLRLAGTNDIVSIGMQYAVLARNEPERVGQTLRLLDTSSNLCMFLENTGVTPHEFIVGLRHTEAERL, from the coding sequence GTGCGTCCACGTATCGAGCTCGACGACGACGTTATCCGCCGTAACGCACGCCGCTGGCGCGAACATGCCGGCGCGCCGGTATGGGCCGTCGTCAAAGCCAACGGCTACGGCTGGGGCGCGGGTCGGCTAATGCGAGTCCTCGAGAACGAGGTCGCCGGGTTCTTTCTTGCCGACGCCGATGAGGCGCGTAAAGTCCGCGGGATCACGCGCCTGCCCGTCGCCCTATTGGCTGAAGCCCCGCTCGATCAGACGGCCGGCCTGCTCGAGGACGGCGTCATCCCGAACGTTGCGTCGCTCGAATCGCTGGCCGCCGTAGCGGGCTGGGCGAGCGGCCGCGGGCGAAGGGCGCGCATACGGGTTGGGATCGTTCCGGCGGCGGGCTGGAGCGGTTTGCTGGCGGACGCCATCGAGCCGTTTGCGCGCGCCGCAGCCGCGCTGCCGGTTGACATCGAGTTGTGGACGCATCTCACGGTGCCGGAGCTCTGGCCGTCGCAAATGGAGCGCTTCAACGCAGCGCGCGAGCGATTCGCCTCCGCGGGCGTCACCATCGCCGGAATTGACGTCTCCGGAAGCCTTGCAGCGGCTGCACGCCCGCACTGCGCCGAGAGTCTGGTGCGGATCGGCATCGGGCTGTTCGGTGCGTTCGGTGAGGGGCTGGAATGCGCGGTTCGGATCGACTCCCCGGTGACGGGAATCTTCCGTTCGGATTCCGTCCCGTCGGCAGGGTATCGCCTCCCTGAACGCGTCAGTAAACCATGGCTGGCGATCGTCCGATCGGGGTACTCGGACGGTTTGTCGTTAAGACTCGCCGGTACCAATGATATTGTCTCGATAGGGATGCAGTATGCGGTCCTGGCGCGAAATGAACCGGAAAGAGTCGGACAGACTCTGCGGCTGCTCGATACGTCGAGCAACTTGTGTATGTTTTTAGAAAATACGGGTGTCACCCCGCATGAGTTCATTGTAGGCTTGAGGCACACGGAAGCGGAGCGCCTTTAG
- a CDS encoding MFS transporter — protein sequence MESSHRPLLLTLGLGVFAGALDLGVLSPALPALGATFGIGARQLAWVFTLYLLANVVAIPIMTQLADRYGRRSIYILCVSIFGAGSILAIVAPSFDVFLIARAIQAAGAGGIFPVATAAIADRIAPERRGAALGLVAATWGLAAIIGPLVGGTISHFFSWHWIFVANIPLALIVIVLAQRYVPAIAPAVRGPLDATGIVLLGVGLLATMTGLLQLDARVATANAPAAFSIALAVVCFLALVPVERRAAQPVIAPSLLRNRQIMITYGLEILIGALEGGLFFIPAALVAAQGISLVMAGAIAAIGAFMFVLVIPSAGRALDAIGSRAVLALGTLVTSAGLLLFAFSMQSLLGAILSMVVAGIGFGALLGAPTRYIVTREVDDTQRATAVGLLSIFLIIGQIVGAGLAGGIAGSHPGPAGYVDLYVTLAMVAIVTLTLTFLLKSRAAEARGSGLTSSAAPS from the coding sequence ATCGAATCCTCGCATAGACCGCTCCTGCTAACGCTCGGGCTCGGCGTCTTCGCAGGCGCGCTCGATCTCGGCGTACTCTCGCCGGCGCTCCCGGCACTCGGCGCGACGTTCGGCATCGGCGCACGCCAGCTCGCATGGGTCTTCACGCTTTACCTGCTCGCAAACGTCGTCGCCATCCCGATCATGACGCAGCTCGCGGATCGCTATGGACGGCGTTCGATCTACATATTGTGCGTCTCGATTTTCGGCGCCGGCAGCATTCTTGCGATCGTCGCTCCCAGCTTCGATGTCTTTTTGATTGCGCGCGCGATTCAAGCCGCGGGCGCGGGCGGGATCTTTCCCGTTGCGACGGCTGCGATCGCCGATCGCATCGCGCCCGAGCGCCGTGGCGCTGCGCTCGGCCTCGTCGCGGCGACGTGGGGACTTGCGGCAATCATCGGACCACTCGTCGGTGGAACGATCTCGCACTTTTTTTCCTGGCACTGGATCTTTGTAGCCAACATCCCGCTTGCGCTTATCGTGATCGTGCTCGCGCAGCGTTACGTTCCCGCCATTGCACCGGCGGTACGCGGTCCGCTCGATGCAACCGGCATCGTGCTCCTGGGCGTGGGTTTGCTCGCGACGATGACCGGACTCTTGCAGCTTGACGCAAGGGTTGCAACGGCAAATGCACCCGCCGCGTTTTCGATCGCGCTTGCCGTCGTTTGCTTTCTCGCGCTGGTTCCGGTCGAACGCCGCGCCGCACAACCGGTGATCGCACCCTCGCTTCTCCGCAACCGGCAAATCATGATCACCTACGGTCTCGAAATCTTGATCGGCGCGCTCGAAGGCGGCTTGTTCTTCATCCCGGCCGCGCTCGTGGCCGCGCAAGGCATCTCGCTCGTCATGGCCGGCGCCATCGCCGCCATCGGTGCCTTCATGTTCGTACTCGTGATTCCAAGTGCTGGGCGCGCGCTCGATGCAATCGGGAGCCGTGCAGTTCTCGCGCTCGGAACGTTGGTCACGAGCGCCGGCCTTTTGCTGTTCGCGTTCTCGATGCAGAGTTTGCTCGGCGCGATTTTGTCGATGGTGGTTGCCGGAATCGGTTTCGGCGCGCTGCTCGGCGCACCGACGCGCTACATCGTGACGCGCGAAGTCGACGACACACAGCGCGCGACAGCTGTCGGGCTGCTTTCGATATTCCTGATCATCGGACAGATCGTCGGCGCCGGACTTGCAGGCGGGATCGCAGGAAGCCATCCGGGCCCGGCGGGTTACGTCGACCTCTACGTAACGCTCGCGATGGTTGCAATCGTGACGCTGACGCTGACATTTCTCTTGAAATCGCGTGCAGCGGAAGCTCGCGGAAGCGGACTTACTTCGTCGGCTGCACCGTCGTAA
- a CDS encoding NAD(P)/FAD-dependent oxidoreductase has translation MAEAEYDAIVIGAGHNGLVAAAYLAQGGARVAVLEKSAAIGGAARCEETWPGYTVSTASYVCSLFDPVIVRELELEKHGFSAYRKEPASFTPLLDGRSLLLGSDATANAEEIGRFSESDIDGFEAFAESAEALGTELFDHLDDDDPRLDALDATTRELFDLPVSAYVEQFVETPLLQATLATDGLIGTYAGPRDPGTTYVLAHHYAGRVLGEQGAWGFVRGGMGALSAAVASAARSAGVDVHSGAEVTRIARNGRMEAQCADGRAFGARAILSNADPKTTFLDLCASNEFESTFLERVRAWRAEGVSFKINLALGGLPDFTARPGTNLQPHHKATIHVAPDVDYLQRAHDDARSRGASRAPMLECFMQTPTDDSLAPQGKHILSIFAQYFPYSTAVRWSANEKRAVVRTIIETLGQYAPNLLDLIEDWDILSPADIEARIGISGGHIFHGELLPGQIFEDRFNVRTPFGGLYLCGSGTHPGGCVTGFPGRRAARAVLSDLKTAVSR, from the coding sequence ATGGCCGAGGCTGAGTACGACGCGATAGTCATTGGCGCGGGCCACAACGGCCTGGTCGCCGCCGCATACCTTGCCCAAGGCGGCGCGCGGGTAGCGGTCCTCGAGAAATCGGCCGCGATCGGCGGCGCAGCGCGCTGCGAGGAAACCTGGCCCGGTTACACGGTCTCGACCGCCTCGTACGTCTGCAGCCTCTTCGATCCGGTCATCGTACGGGAGCTCGAGCTCGAGAAGCACGGATTCAGCGCGTACCGCAAAGAGCCGGCCTCATTCACGCCGCTGCTCGACGGCCGGTCTCTGCTGCTCGGTTCGGATGCGACGGCGAACGCGGAGGAGATCGGGCGCTTTTCGGAATCCGACATCGACGGTTTCGAAGCGTTTGCCGAGAGCGCCGAAGCGCTTGGCACGGAGCTCTTCGATCATCTCGACGATGATGATCCGCGGCTCGACGCGCTGGATGCGACCACTCGCGAACTCTTCGATCTTCCGGTCAGCGCGTACGTCGAGCAATTCGTCGAGACGCCGCTGTTGCAAGCGACACTCGCAACGGACGGATTGATTGGAACCTATGCAGGCCCGCGCGACCCGGGGACGACGTACGTGCTCGCGCACCATTACGCGGGACGCGTGCTCGGCGAACAAGGTGCGTGGGGATTCGTGCGCGGCGGCATGGGCGCACTTTCCGCCGCCGTTGCTTCGGCGGCGCGTTCTGCCGGCGTCGACGTCCACAGCGGCGCCGAAGTCACGCGGATCGCACGCAACGGACGGATGGAAGCCCAATGTGCGGACGGACGCGCGTTTGGCGCGCGTGCAATTCTCTCGAACGCCGATCCGAAGACGACATTCCTCGATTTGTGCGCGAGCAATGAATTCGAAAGCACCTTTCTCGAGCGCGTGCGAGCCTGGCGTGCCGAAGGCGTGTCGTTCAAGATCAATCTCGCGCTCGGCGGATTACCCGACTTTACCGCGCGACCGGGAACGAATCTGCAGCCGCACCACAAAGCGACGATCCACGTCGCCCCGGACGTCGACTATCTCCAGCGCGCACACGACGATGCGCGCAGTCGCGGCGCCTCGCGCGCACCGATGCTCGAGTGCTTCATGCAAACCCCGACCGACGATTCACTCGCGCCGCAAGGCAAGCACATTCTCTCGATTTTCGCCCAGTATTTTCCCTACAGCACCGCCGTTCGCTGGAGTGCGAACGAGAAGCGCGCGGTCGTACGCACGATCATCGAAACGCTCGGGCAATACGCACCGAACCTGCTCGACCTCATCGAAGATTGGGATATCCTCTCGCCGGCCGACATCGAAGCACGCATCGGCATCTCGGGAGGGCACATCTTCCACGGCGAGCTCTTGCCCGGTCAGATCTTCGAAGACCGCTTCAACGTTCGCACGCCGTTTGGCGGACTCTATTTGTGCGGATCGGGAACGCATCCGGGTGGATGCGTCACCGGTTTTCCGGGCCGGCGCGCCGCGCGCGCGGTCCTTTCGGATCTCAAGACTGCCGTCTCACGATAG
- a CDS encoding peptide chain release factor 3, giving the protein MSLETEVQRRRTFAIISHPDAGKTTLTEKLLLYGGAIQTAGQVAARRRARAVTSDWMALERERGISITSTVLQFPYEGYAINLLDTPGHQDFGEDTYRTLLAADAAVMLIDAAKGVEPQTRKLFAICRARGIPLFTFMNKMDRPSRDPLELLDELESILGIGAYAINWPLGSGPTFRGVYDRASKQVHLFERTEHGAKRAPVEVSGLGDERLRALVDETTYQQFRDEIDLLEGAGETFDRGAMLSGAKTPVFFGSAVTNFGVQLFLDAFVDMAPPPVARQGERLPGHERVSVEPATDRFSGFVFKIQANMDPRHRDRVAFVRITSGRFERDMMVHNARSGKDVRLTRAMKLFAADREVVDEAYAGDVVGLANPGIFAIGDTLCTGDPIALDPIPSFAPEHFALVRSPDTASYKSFQKGIEQLREEGAIQVFFTPDRTRTEPILAAVGELQFEVTKYRLEAEYGVRTDWSRLPFTFARRVIGNRETIASAQMPSAARIAEDASGEPLALFESDWSVRLAEEWNPSLRFVSFEDSSQVQGEVA; this is encoded by the coding sequence GTGAGCTTGGAAACCGAAGTCCAGCGCCGGCGAACGTTTGCGATCATTTCGCATCCCGACGCGGGCAAGACGACGTTGACGGAAAAACTGCTGCTCTACGGCGGTGCGATTCAAACTGCCGGACAAGTTGCGGCGCGCCGTCGTGCGCGTGCGGTCACTTCCGACTGGATGGCGCTCGAACGCGAACGCGGCATCTCGATCACGTCGACGGTGTTGCAATTCCCGTACGAAGGTTACGCCATCAATCTGCTCGACACGCCGGGCCATCAAGATTTCGGTGAGGACACGTATCGCACGCTCTTGGCCGCCGACGCTGCCGTGATGTTGATCGATGCGGCCAAAGGCGTCGAGCCGCAAACACGTAAGCTTTTTGCGATTTGCCGCGCGCGCGGAATTCCGCTGTTCACTTTCATGAACAAGATGGATCGTCCCAGCCGTGATCCGCTCGAGCTGCTCGACGAGCTCGAGTCGATTCTCGGCATCGGTGCGTACGCAATCAATTGGCCGCTGGGTTCGGGCCCGACGTTTCGGGGCGTGTACGATCGCGCGAGCAAGCAAGTCCATCTTTTCGAACGTACGGAGCACGGTGCGAAGCGCGCGCCGGTTGAGGTCAGTGGCCTAGGTGACGAACGCTTGCGCGCGCTCGTCGATGAAACCACGTACCAGCAGTTCCGCGACGAGATCGATTTACTCGAAGGTGCGGGCGAGACATTCGATCGTGGAGCGATGTTAAGCGGCGCGAAGACGCCGGTCTTTTTCGGCAGTGCCGTGACGAACTTCGGCGTTCAGCTGTTTCTGGATGCATTCGTCGACATGGCGCCGCCGCCGGTCGCGCGCCAAGGAGAACGTCTTCCCGGACACGAGCGCGTTTCGGTTGAGCCCGCGACGGACCGCTTCAGCGGCTTCGTCTTCAAGATTCAGGCTAACATGGATCCCCGGCATCGGGATCGCGTCGCGTTCGTCCGCATTACGAGCGGACGCTTCGAACGCGATATGATGGTGCACAATGCGCGCAGCGGAAAGGACGTGCGTCTGACGCGCGCGATGAAACTCTTTGCTGCCGATCGCGAGGTCGTGGATGAAGCCTACGCGGGCGACGTCGTAGGTCTCGCAAATCCCGGCATTTTCGCAATCGGCGATACGCTCTGCACCGGCGATCCTATTGCCCTGGATCCAATTCCGTCGTTCGCGCCGGAGCATTTCGCGCTCGTGCGCAGTCCCGACACGGCGAGTTACAAGTCGTTCCAAAAGGGAATCGAGCAGCTACGAGAAGAGGGCGCGATTCAGGTATTCTTCACCCCCGATCGGACCCGCACCGAACCGATCTTGGCGGCAGTCGGTGAGCTGCAATTCGAGGTGACGAAATACCGGCTCGAAGCCGAATACGGCGTGCGAACCGATTGGTCGCGATTGCCGTTTACCTTTGCGCGGCGTGTCATCGGAAACCGCGAGACTATCGCGTCGGCTCAGATGCCCTCGGCCGCGCGGATCGCAGAAGATGCATCCGGTGAACCGTTGGCGCTATTCGAAAGTGATTGGAGCGTACGTTTGGCCGAAGAATGGAATCCGAGTCTTCGATTTGTCTCGTTTGAAGATTCGTCGCAAGTACAAGGAGAGGTAGCGTGA
- a CDS encoding COX15/CtaA family protein — MFRALSLASATAAFLAAVIGSWVRINGAGLTCPDWPLCRGAVIPVLSGGVVLEWTHRLIALILSVLVVATLIAAWRERNRIAFVRTIATLTTAIFFVQVILGALTVRLANNPPSVAIHWATGMALLAFLVVLAILSIVEPQIGIARTQKADGLTWTLGALVLFGYCTMDAGSMLATLHGPLAMTIHRAIAGTTFILGTLVTAWASIAAPARTRNIVFGAFALLIVQIMLGLANVAFGLPTLLREAHAINATAFFVVSVCAVASRVLDVAPVRAKVAAVRAPLETA, encoded by the coding sequence ATGTTTCGCGCCCTCTCGCTCGCATCTGCTACGGCCGCATTCCTTGCGGCCGTGATTGGCAGTTGGGTGCGCATTAACGGCGCTGGTCTGACTTGCCCGGATTGGCCGCTTTGCCGAGGCGCGGTCATCCCGGTTTTGAGCGGTGGCGTCGTCCTGGAATGGACGCACCGCTTGATTGCCCTCATTCTTTCCGTACTTGTCGTCGCAACGCTCATCGCAGCATGGCGCGAACGCAATCGAATTGCGTTCGTCCGCACGATTGCGACCTTGACGACCGCGATTTTCTTCGTACAAGTGATCTTGGGTGCGCTCACAGTCCGCCTGGCAAATAATCCGCCCTCGGTTGCGATTCACTGGGCGACGGGTATGGCGCTTCTGGCGTTTCTCGTCGTGCTTGCAATTCTTTCAATCGTCGAGCCGCAAATCGGAATCGCGCGCACTCAAAAGGCCGACGGTTTGACCTGGACACTCGGTGCTCTCGTTCTGTTCGGCTATTGCACGATGGATGCCGGATCGATGTTGGCGACGTTGCACGGACCGCTTGCGATGACGATTCACCGAGCGATCGCGGGAACGACGTTTATCCTTGGCACGCTTGTGACGGCGTGGGCGTCCATTGCTGCGCCGGCACGAACGCGCAACATCGTCTTCGGCGCCTTTGCGCTGTTGATCGTGCAAATCATGCTCGGGCTTGCAAACGTCGCCTTTGGACTTCCGACGCTTTTGCGTGAAGCGCACGCCATCAATGCGACCGCCTTCTTCGTCGTGAGTGTTTGCGCGGTTGCCTCACGCGTTTTAGACGTGGCGCCGGTCCGCGCGAAGGTTGCAGCGGTCCGCGCACCGCTCGAAACCGCATGA